From Microbacterium sp. 10M-3C3:
CACCGTCCGGGCGAAGTCGTGGAAGGGCGCGGGCGCGACGGTCGCGCGGATCGGCACCTGACGGTGCACGGCGTCGACCGACGCCTTGCGGGTGACGGGCTCCTCGCCCCACACGATCTGGACCTCGGTGCCGTCGGGCACGTCGACGTCGATCGTCGCGAGGGACATGTACAGCTGATCGAACGCGACGTAGCCCGCGTCGGTGGAGATGCCGACGAGGCGGTCGCCGAGGCGCACCTCGTCCATCTGATAGAAGCCGTAGCGGGCTTTCGGGAAGTCGAGGTACTTCGCCGGGATCCCGGGCTCCACCTGCGAGCGCACGACCGCGGCGACGTCCTCGGCGTGCCACAGGAGGGTGGCCTTCCGTCGGCGCGGGGCGGCGGCGTGGCGCTCGAGGGCGGCGCGTCCGTGGAAGTCGTGATCGAAGCGCACCGAGCGGCCGAGCCCGATGTCGAACGGCGTCATGTAGTACGCGTGGATGTCGGCGGGCGCGTAGGAGCCCGCGAGCGAGCCTGCGCGCGCGGCGGGGAGCCAGGCGCGGTACGCGTCGGCGTCCGCGTCGAAGATCGCCGGGAACGGCGTCGGCACCCAGCCGGATTCGAGCGGCGTCGACGAGTACGCCTTGGCGCCCACCCGTCGGATGCCGTGTTCGGCGCCCGCCGCCATGATGGCCTCGAGCACGGCCTCGTTGTCCTCCCACGCTCCGTAGAACTCGAAGCCCGGCTGCCCGGCCATGCCGTGACGCAGCGCGCGCAGACGCCGCCCCGCGATCTCGACCTCGCCGATGTGGAAGAACTTCAGCTCGGGCGGCGGGCCGCCGAAGAGGATCGTCATGACGACGTCCGCCTGAGGCCCCTGCAGCTCGTACCGGAAGAACGTCGGCGGTCCCTGGCGCATGTGCGAGTTGCCCTCGAGGCGCGCATGCACGTCGTGTCCGTCGGTCGCCGCGCGCTCGACGTGGAAGCGCACCCAGTCGATCAGCAGGTGGTGCCCGACGAGGACGAGCCCCTCGGGTCCCCGGGCGTTGTAGAAGAGGATCCCGTCGCCGATGAGGAAGCCGTCGTCGTTGACCGCGATGAGTTGCTTCGCGACGCCCGGGCGGAAGGTCGCGAACGTGTTCGGCGAGATCGAGGCCAGCAGCGGCAGCAGATCGTCCCCATGGAGGAACAGCTGCGTCATGTGGTGCGACTGGTCCATCAGGGCGACGCTGGTCATCCATGAGCGCTGCTCGTCGCGCCAGTTGGTGAATTCCGGCGCCACCGGGAAGGTGAAGGCCGGCCAGTCCTGGTTGCGCAGCAGCTCGACAGGGCCGCCCACTCGTGTGATCGCGTCCGCCAGTGTCTCGGTCATCGTCGACCCTCCTCGTCCGGCGCCAGCGTACGAGCGCGTTCGACCGGGTCGATGCGCCCGCTTCCGCTGAGCGGAAGTCACGATCGCACGACGACTCGGATGCTGACGCCAAAATCGTTGACAATCTCGGAGCGAATCCGTACCGTCCCAGCAGGACCACACGCGACGACGCGAAGGGAGCCGGCATGGGAGCACGTCTCGCGGTTCGCGACGTGAGCCTGCACTTCGGCGGGGTGAAAGTGCTCGAGGACGTCGGCTTCACCGTCGACGACGGACAGATCCTCGGCCTCGTGGGCCCCAACGGCGCCGGCAAGACGTCGCTGTTCAACTGCGTGAGCGGGCACTACCGGCCGAGCGCGGGCTCCATCACGATCGACGACGTCGAGATCATCGGATCCTCTCCCGCGCGCCTCGCGCGACACGGCCTGGCGCGCACGTTCCAGCATCCCGCGCTCCAGCTGCACGACACGGTGCTCGAGAACGTGCTCCTCGGCGCGCACGGCCGCCTGCCGGGCGGCCCGGTCGAGTGGGCGCTGCGCCTGCCGCGCACGACGCGCACCGAGAAGCAGCTGCGGGCCGAGGCCCTGGATCTGCTCGAGCGCAACGGCCTCGGCTGGGCCGCCCGCACCCGCGCCGACGAGCTCTCGCACGGCCTGCACAAGGGCATCGAGCTGTGCCGCGCGCTGCTCATGCGCCCGCGCCTGTTGCTTCTGGACGAACCCGCCGCGGGGCTTCCGCACGGCGAGGTCGAGCAGCTCATCGCCTCCGTCCGCCGCGTGCGCGACGAGGGCATCACCGTCGTGATCGTCGAGCACAACATGGGACTCATCTCGGCGGTCACCGACCGCGTCGTCGTCCTCGACCACGGCCGCAAGCTCATGGAGGGGACGGCCGCCGAGGCGCAGGCCGACCCGCGCGTCATCGAGGCCTACATCGGGAAGGACGCCGCCGATGACGCTGCTTGAGCTCGTCGACGTCCGGGCGTTCTACGGGCGCGTGCAGGTGCTCGACGGTGTGTCGCTGAGCGTCCCCGAGGGCGGCGCCGTCGGCATCCTCGGGGCGAACGGGGCCGGGAAGACCACGACGCTGCGCGCGGTGTCGGGCACCGTGCGCTCGGCCGGCACGATCCGCTTCGAGGGTCGCGAGCTGCGGGGGCTCCGGCCGGACCAGGTCGCAGGCCTGGGCATTGCGCACGTGCCGGAAGGGCGCGGCACGCTCGCCGACCTCACCGTGCGCGAGAACCTCCGCGTGGGCGCCTACAAGCGCAAGGACGGCAAGGCGGTGGCGCGCGACATCGACTACTGCCTCGACCTCTTCCCGCAGCTGAAGGACCGCATCCGCTCCGCCGGCTCCGCCCTCTCCGGCGGGGAGCAGCAGATGCTCGCCATCGCGCGCGCCATCATGTCGGCGCCACGCCTGCTGCTGCTGGACGAAGCCTCCCTCGGGCTCGCTCCGGGCACCGCGAAGACCGTCTACCAGGCCATCGGGCGCCTGCGGAAGGAGTCCGGCATCGCCATGGTCGTGGTCGAGCAGAACGC
This genomic window contains:
- a CDS encoding ABC transporter ATP-binding protein, whose product is MTLLELVDVRAFYGRVQVLDGVSLSVPEGGAVGILGANGAGKTTTLRAVSGTVRSAGTIRFEGRELRGLRPDQVAGLGIAHVPEGRGTLADLTVRENLRVGAYKRKDGKAVARDIDYCLDLFPQLKDRIRSAGSALSGGEQQMLAIARAIMSAPRLLLLDEASLGLAPGTAKTVYQAIGRLRKESGIAMVVVEQNANLAFTLVDSATVLETGRSVLTGSTAELRGMDEIRRAYLGG
- a CDS encoding aminomethyltransferase family protein, whose translation is MTETLADAITRVGGPVELLRNQDWPAFTFPVAPEFTNWRDEQRSWMTSVALMDQSHHMTQLFLHGDDLLPLLASISPNTFATFRPGVAKQLIAVNDDGFLIGDGILFYNARGPEGLVLVGHHLLIDWVRFHVERAATDGHDVHARLEGNSHMRQGPPTFFRYELQGPQADVVMTILFGGPPPELKFFHIGEVEIAGRRLRALRHGMAGQPGFEFYGAWEDNEAVLEAIMAAGAEHGIRRVGAKAYSSTPLESGWVPTPFPAIFDADADAYRAWLPAARAGSLAGSYAPADIHAYYMTPFDIGLGRSVRFDHDFHGRAALERHAAAPRRRKATLLWHAEDVAAVVRSQVEPGIPAKYLDFPKARYGFYQMDEVRLGDRLVGISTDAGYVAFDQLYMSLATIDVDVPDGTEVQIVWGEEPVTRKASVDAVHRQVPIRATVAPAPFHDFARTVYRSDR
- a CDS encoding ABC transporter ATP-binding protein, with the translated sequence MGARLAVRDVSLHFGGVKVLEDVGFTVDDGQILGLVGPNGAGKTSLFNCVSGHYRPSAGSITIDDVEIIGSSPARLARHGLARTFQHPALQLHDTVLENVLLGAHGRLPGGPVEWALRLPRTTRTEKQLRAEALDLLERNGLGWAARTRADELSHGLHKGIELCRALLMRPRLLLLDEPAAGLPHGEVEQLIASVRRVRDEGITVVIVEHNMGLISAVTDRVVVLDHGRKLMEGTAAEAQADPRVIEAYIGKDAADDAA